A stretch of the Paenibacillus dendritiformis genome encodes the following:
- a CDS encoding NAD(P)-dependent oxidoreductase, translated as MKVAVLGLGTMGAPMAANLIRQGFEVTVYNRSAGKADELVAMGARAAQSPREAALDQDIVLTMVSDDHSIEAVYYGEQGLLDSLREGMVVVDSSTISPSLVKRVAADVEARGGAFLDAPVTGSKPAAIEGTLVFMVGGAQEALHKAMPAFEAMGSRIVHMGPNGSGSITKLAHNAIVGINNAALAEGFSMVARAGVDPAGFLEVVRNGSAGSKAAELKGEKIIEGNFDNQFSLKLMLKDLKLASRLTEDMQSPSPMLDAAKSLFQMGQTAGYGEEDLCAVVKMYEQWIGHPIGKDK; from the coding sequence ATGAAAGTAGCCGTATTGGGTTTAGGAACGATGGGAGCGCCGATGGCCGCCAATCTGATTCGCCAAGGCTTCGAGGTGACGGTATACAACCGTTCCGCCGGCAAAGCGGACGAGCTGGTAGCGATGGGCGCCCGTGCAGCGCAATCGCCGCGGGAAGCGGCCCTCGATCAGGATATCGTATTGACGATGGTAAGCGACGACCATTCGATTGAAGCGGTCTATTATGGCGAGCAGGGCCTGCTTGACAGCTTGCGCGAAGGCATGGTCGTCGTTGATTCGAGCACCATCTCGCCTTCTCTGGTCAAGCGGGTAGCCGCGGATGTGGAAGCTCGCGGGGGAGCTTTCCTCGACGCTCCGGTGACGGGGAGCAAGCCGGCCGCGATCGAGGGCACGCTCGTGTTCATGGTCGGCGGGGCGCAGGAGGCGCTCCACAAGGCGATGCCGGCATTCGAAGCGATGGGAAGCCGAATCGTCCATATGGGGCCGAATGGAAGCGGATCCATTACGAAGCTGGCGCATAACGCTATCGTCGGCATCAATAATGCGGCGCTCGCCGAAGGCTTCTCAATGGTGGCGCGCGCGGGCGTCGACCCGGCGGGATTTCTCGAAGTGGTGCGCAACGGCAGCGCCGGCAGCAAGGCGGCCGAACTGAAGGGAGAGAAAATTATCGAAGGCAACTTCGACAATCAATTCTCCTTGAAGCTGATGCTGAAGGATCTGAAGCTCGCATCCCGGCTGACCGAAGATATGCAGTCCCCTTCCCCGATGCTGGATGCGGCCAAGAGCCTGTTCCAGATGGGGCAGACGGCCGGCTATGGCGAAGAGGATCTGTGCGCCGTCGTCAAAATGTACGAGCAGTGGATTGGGCATCCGATCGGGAAAGACAAATAA
- the rarD gene encoding EamA family transporter RarD, translated as MEQKQSQYVMGLLAAGLSYLIWGFLPLYWKAVGTVPAGEVLSHRIVWSLVFMLLLLLLLGKWKLVAAEIKAVCRNKKQAAGVIIASVLISINWLVYIFAVESNHVVEASLGYYINPLFNVFLATFFLKERLSKAEWLSVAIAAAGVLWLTVHFGTFPWAALTLAATFGLYGLIKKKIPVGAWTGLTLETLIMAPCALIFLFFFNSGAVPLAEEQLSTVLLLMGAGVVTAVPLLLFAAGTKRISFTLVGFLQYIAPTIMLLLGLFVFHEPFDASQLFAFALIWVALVLFSWSRSRGMLARRTSETKLHDARKLQA; from the coding sequence TTGGAACAAAAGCAAAGCCAATATGTGATGGGGCTGCTGGCAGCCGGGCTTTCTTATCTGATCTGGGGATTCCTGCCGCTGTACTGGAAGGCGGTGGGCACGGTGCCCGCCGGAGAGGTGCTGTCGCATCGCATCGTGTGGTCGCTCGTGTTCATGCTTCTTCTTCTGCTCCTGCTGGGGAAATGGAAGCTTGTCGCGGCGGAAATCAAAGCGGTCTGCCGCAACAAAAAGCAGGCCGCCGGCGTCATCATCGCCTCCGTGCTCATCAGCATCAATTGGCTCGTCTATATTTTTGCGGTCGAAAGCAATCATGTCGTCGAGGCAAGTCTGGGCTATTACATCAACCCGCTGTTCAATGTATTTCTGGCGACGTTCTTCCTGAAGGAGCGTTTGAGCAAGGCTGAATGGCTGTCGGTGGCCATTGCGGCGGCCGGCGTGCTGTGGCTGACGGTGCATTTCGGCACCTTCCCTTGGGCGGCTCTGACGTTGGCGGCGACCTTCGGCTTGTACGGGCTAATCAAAAAGAAGATTCCGGTTGGCGCCTGGACGGGGCTTACCTTGGAAACCTTGATCATGGCGCCGTGTGCTCTTATCTTCTTGTTCTTTTTCAATTCAGGGGCGGTTCCGCTGGCGGAAGAGCAGTTATCGACCGTGCTGCTGTTAATGGGCGCCGGCGTGGTGACGGCGGTTCCGCTGCTTTTATTCGCGGCCGGAACGAAGCGGATCTCGTTTACGCTGGTCGGCTTTCTTCAATATATCGCGCCGACGATCATGCTGCTCCTGGGATTGTTCGTGTTCCATGAACCGTTTGACGCATCGCAGTTGTTCGCGTTCGCCTTAATCTGGGTCGCGCTCGTTCTTTTTTCGTGGTCCCGGTCCAGAGGCATGCTCGCGCGAAGAACAAGCGAGACCAAGCTTCATGACGCACGCAAGCTGCAGGCTTAG
- the tkt gene encoding transketolase — protein MTVNQAQLDTLSVAAIRTLAIDAIEKAKSGHPGMPMGAAPMGYHLFAKEMTHNPANPTWINRDRFVLSAGHGSMLLYGLLHLSGYDLPMDEIKQFRQWGSKTPGHPEFGHTAGVDATTGPLGQGIAMAVGMAMAEAQMGATYNRDGYSVIDHHTFVICGDGDMMEGVASEAASLAGHLKLGKLIVLYDSNNITLDGEADLSFSENVRQRYEAYGWQTLLVEDGNDLDALARAVEQAKQVSDKPTLIEVKTVIGYGSPNKQGKGGHGGTHGSPLGPEEAKLTKQFYQWEHEDFFVPEEVYKHFEENVKKKGIQANEAWDRMFQQYKQAYPELAAQFETAVKGELPGNWDANLPAYTAEDKPVSTRVASGNALNGLAGNVPNLMGGSADLESSTMTHLKGLPVYRPGQYDGRNIYFGVREFAMAAAMNGMALHGGVKVYGGTFFVFTDYLRPAVRLSALMQLPVTYVLTHDSIAVGEDGPTHEPIEQLASVRIIPGLTVIRPADGNETSAAWAYAMENRSNPVVLVLTRQNLPILETSAERAREGVARGAYVASEAANGQPQAQIIATGSEVQLAVRAQQALAEEGIHVRVISMPSWDLFDKQPQEYKDSVLLPNVKARLAVEMAHPFGWERYVGDQGDILGISTFGASAPGDRVMAEYGFTVENVVSRVKALL, from the coding sequence ATGACTGTCAACCAAGCGCAATTGGACACGCTCTCTGTAGCGGCCATCCGAACTTTGGCTATCGATGCGATCGAAAAAGCGAAGTCGGGACATCCGGGAATGCCGATGGGGGCTGCACCGATGGGTTACCATCTGTTCGCGAAAGAGATGACGCATAACCCGGCCAATCCGACATGGATTAACCGTGACCGCTTCGTATTGTCCGCGGGCCACGGATCGATGCTGCTCTACGGCTTGCTTCATCTGAGCGGCTATGATCTTCCGATGGATGAAATCAAGCAGTTCCGCCAATGGGGCAGCAAGACGCCGGGTCATCCTGAGTTCGGCCATACAGCAGGGGTAGACGCGACGACCGGTCCGCTGGGCCAAGGCATCGCCATGGCTGTCGGCATGGCAATGGCCGAGGCGCAAATGGGAGCCACTTACAACCGTGACGGTTATTCAGTCATTGATCATCATACCTTCGTCATCTGCGGCGACGGGGACATGATGGAAGGCGTGGCAAGCGAGGCGGCATCTCTGGCCGGCCACTTGAAGTTGGGCAAATTAATCGTGTTGTACGATTCCAATAATATTACGCTGGACGGAGAAGCGGACTTGTCCTTCAGCGAGAATGTGCGCCAGCGCTATGAAGCGTACGGCTGGCAGACCCTGCTGGTCGAGGACGGCAACGATCTCGACGCGCTCGCGCGCGCGGTGGAGCAGGCGAAGCAGGTGTCGGATAAGCCGACGCTCATCGAAGTGAAAACGGTGATCGGCTACGGCAGCCCGAACAAGCAAGGCAAGGGCGGTCATGGCGGCACCCACGGTTCCCCGCTCGGGCCGGAGGAAGCGAAGCTGACGAAGCAGTTCTACCAATGGGAGCATGAAGATTTCTTCGTGCCGGAAGAAGTATACAAGCATTTCGAAGAGAATGTGAAAAAGAAGGGGATCCAGGCGAACGAAGCCTGGGATCGGATGTTCCAGCAGTATAAGCAGGCGTATCCGGAATTGGCCGCTCAGTTCGAGACTGCGGTGAAGGGCGAGCTTCCCGGAAATTGGGATGCGAATCTTCCGGCCTACACGGCAGAGGACAAGCCGGTATCGACACGCGTCGCTTCCGGGAACGCGCTGAACGGCTTGGCGGGCAATGTGCCGAATCTGATGGGCGGATCGGCGGATCTGGAGAGCTCCACGATGACGCACCTCAAAGGCCTGCCGGTCTACCGTCCGGGCCAATATGACGGCCGCAACATTTACTTCGGCGTCCGCGAGTTCGCGATGGCGGCAGCGATGAACGGCATGGCGCTGCACGGCGGCGTGAAGGTATACGGCGGCACCTTCTTCGTGTTCACGGATTACCTCCGGCCGGCGGTGCGGCTGTCTGCCTTGATGCAGCTTCCGGTCACATACGTGCTGACGCATGACAGCATCGCGGTCGGCGAAGACGGACCTACGCATGAGCCGATCGAACAGTTGGCTTCCGTCCGCATCATTCCGGGCTTGACGGTGATCCGTCCGGCTGACGGCAACGAGACATCGGCTGCGTGGGCGTATGCGATGGAGAACCGTTCGAATCCGGTCGTGCTCGTCCTGACGCGCCAGAACCTGCCGATTCTGGAGACGTCGGCGGAACGCGCGCGCGAAGGCGTGGCCCGCGGCGCGTATGTCGCCAGCGAGGCGGCGAACGGGCAACCGCAGGCGCAGATTATCGCGACGGGATCCGAGGTGCAGCTCGCTGTACGGGCACAGCAAGCGCTGGCTGAAGAAGGCATCCACGTTCGCGTCATCAGCATGCCGAGCTGGGACTTGTTCGACAAGCAGCCGCAGGAATACAAGGATTCCGTCCTGCTGCCGAATGTCAAAGCCCGCCTGGCGGTGGAAATGGCTCATCCATTCGGATGGGAACGCTATGTCGGCGATCAAGGCGACATCTTGGGCATCTCGACGTTCGGCGCATCCGCGCCTGGCGACCGTGTCATGGCCGAATACGGCTTCACGGTAGAGAATGTCGTCAGCCGCGTGAAGGCATTGCTCTAA
- the purU gene encoding formyltetrahydrofolate deformylase codes for MKHQHTMVHAREQAGENTRNRARMLISCPDRAGIVAAVSRFLYEHEANIVQSDQYTLDPEGGMFFMRIEFDMAGLEQRLPQMEEDFRVIAQEFKMEWRFSRVSQKKRLAIFVSKEDHCLVELLWQWQAGDLDADIAMVVSNHPDMRDYVESFGIPYVHIPVTPDNKPEAARRQLEAVEGKADLIILARYMQIIAPEFIERYPNRIINIHHSFLPAFIGGKPYQQAYVRGVKLIGATAHYVTEELDGGPIIEQDVERVTHRADVDELKRMGRTIERVVLARAVHWHIEDRILVHQNKTVVFN; via the coding sequence ATGAAGCACCAGCATACGATGGTTCACGCCCGCGAGCAGGCCGGCGAGAACACGCGGAACCGCGCGCGCATGCTTATCTCCTGCCCGGATCGGGCCGGCATCGTCGCGGCGGTATCGCGCTTCCTGTACGAGCATGAAGCGAATATCGTTCAATCGGACCAATATACATTGGATCCGGAAGGCGGCATGTTTTTCATGCGGATCGAGTTCGACATGGCCGGATTGGAGCAGCGGCTGCCGCAGATGGAGGAGGATTTCCGCGTCATCGCGCAAGAATTCAAGATGGAGTGGCGCTTTTCGCGGGTGAGTCAGAAGAAGCGGTTGGCGATTTTTGTATCGAAGGAGGATCACTGCCTCGTTGAACTGCTCTGGCAGTGGCAGGCCGGCGATCTGGACGCCGACATTGCGATGGTCGTAAGCAATCATCCGGATATGCGGGACTACGTTGAGTCCTTCGGCATTCCGTACGTGCATATTCCGGTCACCCCGGACAATAAGCCGGAAGCGGCGCGCCGGCAGCTGGAAGCGGTCGAAGGGAAGGCGGACCTTATTATATTGGCCCGCTACATGCAGATCATCGCTCCGGAGTTCATCGAACGGTATCCGAACCGGATCATCAATATACACCACTCCTTCCTGCCGGCTTTTATCGGAGGCAAGCCTTATCAGCAGGCCTACGTCCGCGGCGTCAAGCTGATCGGCGCGACGGCGCACTATGTGACGGAGGAACTGGACGGCGGACCGATTATCGAGCAGGACGTGGAGCGGGTCACGCATCGCGCCGATGTGGACGAGCTGAAACGGATGGGACGCACGATAGAGCGCGTCGTCCTTGCGCGGGCCGTTCATTGGCATATCGAAGACCGGATTCTGGTGCACCAGAACAAGACGGTCGTATTCAATTAA
- a CDS encoding deoxyribonuclease IV yields MLKIGSHVSFSEKGLLTATKEAISYGSSSFMIYTGAPQNTRRKPIDKLFIEEGKELMNKHGIDEIVVHAPYIINLGSYKPATFELAVSFLQDEIHRTDCIGVNNIVLHPGAYTDKDAEYGINRIAEGLNEVLRNTKETNVNIALETMAGKGTEVGRSFEEIAAIIDKVEDNGRLTVCLDTCHIHDAGYDIVNDLDGVLEEFDRVIGLGRIAVVHINDSKNPTGAAKDRHAPIGAGYLGFDAIRNVVQHEALLGRPFILETPWIGKDSKQQRPMYEAEIALLRGDAKERFGEEFWEDVERMRHFFEKQDVHCRDFVLETWNVLKNDAKAKKADPREPMERLYDMIVDAELLPDRTEEEINQRITAWYTGQAAE; encoded by the coding sequence ATGCTGAAGATTGGTTCTCATGTATCCTTTTCCGAAAAAGGGCTGTTGACCGCGACGAAGGAAGCGATAAGCTATGGCTCCAGCTCGTTCATGATATATACCGGAGCGCCTCAGAATACGCGGCGCAAACCGATTGACAAGCTGTTCATCGAGGAAGGCAAGGAGCTGATGAACAAGCACGGCATCGACGAGATCGTGGTGCACGCGCCTTATATTATCAACCTTGGATCGTACAAGCCGGCGACGTTCGAATTGGCCGTGTCGTTCCTGCAGGATGAGATTCACCGCACGGATTGCATCGGCGTCAATAATATCGTGCTTCATCCGGGAGCCTACACGGACAAGGATGCCGAATACGGGATCAACCGCATTGCGGAAGGCTTGAATGAAGTGTTGCGGAACACGAAGGAGACGAATGTGAACATCGCGCTGGAGACGATGGCGGGCAAAGGCACCGAGGTCGGCCGGAGCTTCGAGGAGATCGCGGCGATTATCGACAAGGTCGAGGACAACGGCCGCCTGACCGTGTGTCTGGACACCTGCCACATTCATGACGCCGGCTACGATATCGTCAACGATCTGGACGGCGTGCTGGAGGAGTTCGACCGCGTGATCGGCCTCGGCCGCATCGCCGTCGTTCATATCAATGACAGCAAAAATCCGACCGGAGCGGCCAAGGACCGCCATGCGCCTATCGGAGCGGGCTATCTCGGCTTTGACGCGATCCGCAATGTCGTGCAGCATGAAGCGCTGCTCGGCAGGCCGTTCATTCTGGAGACGCCGTGGATCGGCAAAGATTCGAAGCAGCAGCGCCCAATGTACGAGGCGGAGATCGCGCTCCTGCGCGGCGACGCCAAGGAACGCTTCGGCGAGGAGTTCTGGGAGGACGTCGAGCGGATGCGCCACTTCTTCGAGAAGCAGGATGTTCACTGCCGCGACTTCGTGCTCGAGACGTGGAATGTGCTCAAAAACGACGCCAAGGCGAAGAAAGCCGACCCGCGCGAGCCGATGGAGCGGCTGTACGATATGATCGTGGATGCGGAGCTGCTGCCGGATCGGACGGAGGAAGAGATTAATCAGCGCATTACCGCATGGTATACGGGACAAGCCGCGGAATAG
- a CDS encoding DUF2621 domain-containing protein — protein MAEGPNKWFMNSIAFWTFVLLGLMAIGGFFMFRKFLKVLPKSDGMSKLDWQNYWVERSREMWTEDTKAFLDMLVAPVPKPFRDIARHSIAAKIGEVAIESGAAEVTREHCIKGYIMATPKRDYRSLVRYLDKNNIDYSPYRHLLNK, from the coding sequence ATGGCCGAGGGGCCTAACAAGTGGTTCATGAATTCGATCGCGTTTTGGACTTTCGTTCTTCTTGGGCTGATGGCGATCGGCGGGTTTTTCATGTTCCGCAAGTTTCTCAAAGTGCTGCCGAAGAGCGACGGCATGTCCAAGCTCGACTGGCAAAATTACTGGGTGGAGCGAAGCCGGGAGATGTGGACCGAGGATACGAAGGCATTCCTGGACATGCTGGTAGCCCCGGTTCCGAAGCCGTTCCGCGATATCGCGCGCCACTCCATCGCCGCCAAGATCGGTGAGGTCGCCATTGAGAGCGGCGCCGCGGAAGTAACCCGCGAGCACTGCATCAAGGGTTATATCATGGCGACGCCCAAGCGGGATTACCGCAGCCTTGTCCGCTACCTGGACAAAAACAACATCGACTACAGTCCATACCGGCATCTGTTGAACAAATAG
- a CDS encoding TIGR01777 family oxidoreductase, producing the protein MKIMISGGTGLIGKALYRAWLEQGHEVIILSRSGTKLRAKKTHPHVHVVSWSELENHPPSCRGADVVVNLAGETISQRWTVTAKNRIVASRIVPARRLAEWAEQQPRKLPLLINASGSSGYGSSETEVFDEKSPLAGQDFLSDVIRQWEAAADAIPAERRVKLRIAPVLSNDGGVFPLMRLPYKLGFGGRVGSGRQPFSWIHIDDMVRLIDYAVQEPALSGPVNASAPEAVTNDEFGRKLGAVYRRPHWFPAPAWAIKLALGEMSMLILEGQRVYPAAALNAGFAFRYGKLGDALRALRDE; encoded by the coding sequence TTGAAAATCATGATTAGCGGCGGGACCGGACTAATCGGGAAAGCGCTGTACAGAGCATGGCTGGAGCAAGGACACGAGGTTATTATTTTGTCGCGCTCCGGCACGAAGCTGCGGGCGAAGAAGACGCACCCGCATGTGCATGTCGTCAGTTGGTCCGAGCTGGAGAATCATCCCCCAAGCTGCCGCGGCGCCGACGTGGTGGTCAATCTGGCCGGCGAGACGATCAGCCAGCGGTGGACGGTGACGGCGAAGAACCGGATCGTCGCTTCGCGCATCGTGCCTGCCCGCAGGCTCGCGGAATGGGCGGAGCAGCAGCCGCGCAAGCTCCCCTTGCTCATCAATGCCTCCGGCAGCTCGGGATACGGTTCGTCCGAGACCGAGGTCTTTGACGAAAAAAGCCCGCTTGCGGGACAGGATTTTTTGTCGGATGTCATCCGGCAATGGGAGGCCGCGGCTGACGCGATTCCCGCCGAACGCCGCGTCAAGCTCCGCATCGCTCCCGTGCTCTCCAATGACGGCGGCGTCTTTCCTCTCATGAGATTGCCCTACAAGCTCGGCTTCGGCGGCAGAGTCGGCAGCGGCCGTCAGCCCTTCTCCTGGATTCATATCGATGATATGGTGCGGCTGATCGATTATGCCGTGCAGGAACCTGCCCTGTCCGGTCCCGTCAATGCCAGCGCCCCGGAGGCGGTGACGAACGATGAATTCGGCCGGAAGCTGGGAGCCGTCTATCGCCGTCCCCACTGGTTCCCTGCGCCCGCCTGGGCGATCAAGCTGGCGCTCGGCGAGATGTCGATGCTGATATTGGAAGGACAACGCGTCTATCCCGCCGCCGCCTTGAACGCCGGGTTCGCCTTCCGTTACGGGAAGCTGGGTGACGCGCTGCGTGCGCTCCGGGACGAGTAG
- a CDS encoding ABC transporter substrate-binding protein yields the protein MAKLIRTLVLLSLLGGLAAGCGDQPSAASGQESAAADVSTSVVHLGTDLIPASDISKLPEAAKKRSGTFVAGLIEPSGAFTPHFHQSGYDGNVASVLFAPLVTVDKTGLPIPLLAEKWEISSDQLTYTYKLRKGLKFSDGSPLTADDVAFTLTILHDKAYDGGTDIFQTHIKGGQAYKEGKTEKIEGIRVIDPLTIEITTEQVNATALLTLGGMVLSKAYYGKDYAPGHLDYIRGLHAKPVGAGPYKLEKHLPGQEIRFIANEYYFAGKPQVERFIYKTTEGDTFQFLETGEQDFASFAATQDNLEKLQRLGFVNLQLNTSSAYGYIAFNHHKAYLQDKKVRQALIYGLDRKTIVEGVSQGSAQVANVPVSPTSWAYTEEGINPYDYDPDKAKQLLEEAGWKAGAQGIREKDGQKLVIRYLSSKSKNSDAFIAIAKENYEAIGIQFEPEQFADFNALRAKVEGGDYDLASFSTPMIIDPAYGVAHFATEEAEGYSNPAVDKLIQEGLGTLDTEKRKEIYKKLYQELNEDPPYIFYSYSKLLYAYNARIQGLEPNPYRGIATSLPSIRIE from the coding sequence ATGGCCAAATTGATCCGCACGCTCGTCCTGCTGTCCCTGCTCGGAGGCTTGGCCGCCGGCTGCGGAGACCAGCCCTCTGCCGCTTCCGGCCAGGAGTCTGCCGCCGCTGACGTCAGCACGAGCGTTGTACATTTGGGGACTGATCTCATTCCTGCTTCAGATATCAGCAAGCTGCCGGAAGCCGCCAAGAAGCGAAGCGGTACCTTTGTCGCCGGCCTGATCGAGCCAAGCGGGGCGTTCACGCCGCATTTCCACCAGAGCGGCTATGACGGCAATGTCGCGTCCGTCCTGTTCGCTCCGCTGGTCACCGTCGACAAAACGGGACTCCCTATTCCGCTGCTGGCAGAGAAGTGGGAGATATCTTCCGACCAGCTTACGTATACCTACAAGCTGCGCAAAGGCTTGAAGTTCAGCGACGGTTCGCCGCTGACCGCGGACGATGTCGCCTTTACGCTGACCATTCTGCATGACAAGGCCTATGACGGGGGCACGGACATTTTCCAGACTCATATCAAAGGCGGGCAGGCCTACAAGGAGGGCAAGACTGAGAAGATCGAAGGCATCCGGGTCATCGATCCGCTGACGATCGAGATTACGACGGAGCAGGTGAACGCGACCGCTCTGCTGACCCTTGGCGGGATGGTGCTGTCGAAGGCTTACTATGGCAAAGACTACGCGCCTGGCCACCTCGACTATATTCGCGGGCTGCACGCGAAGCCGGTGGGCGCAGGTCCCTACAAGCTGGAGAAGCATCTGCCGGGGCAGGAAATCCGGTTTATCGCGAACGAGTACTATTTTGCCGGGAAGCCGCAGGTCGAACGGTTCATTTATAAGACGACCGAGGGCGACACGTTCCAGTTCCTGGAGACGGGTGAACAGGACTTCGCTTCCTTCGCGGCGACACAAGATAATCTGGAGAAGCTGCAGCGGCTAGGCTTCGTCAATCTGCAATTGAATACCTCCAGCGCTTACGGCTATATCGCGTTCAATCACCACAAGGCTTATTTGCAGGATAAAAAGGTTCGCCAAGCGCTCATCTATGGACTGGATCGCAAGACGATCGTCGAGGGCGTGTCGCAGGGCTCCGCTCAAGTCGCCAATGTGCCTGTCTCTCCTACCTCCTGGGCCTATACGGAGGAGGGCATCAACCCGTACGACTATGATCCGGACAAAGCGAAGCAGCTGCTGGAGGAAGCGGGCTGGAAAGCCGGGGCGCAAGGCATCCGGGAAAAAGACGGGCAAAAGCTGGTCATCCGCTATCTGTCCTCCAAGAGCAAAAACAGCGATGCCTTCATTGCCATCGCCAAAGAAAATTATGAAGCGATCGGCATCCAATTCGAGCCGGAGCAGTTCGCCGACTTCAACGCGCTGCGGGCCAAGGTTGAGGGCGGAGATTACGATCTCGCCAGCTTCTCGACGCCGATGATCATTGATCCGGCATACGGCGTGGCCCATTTCGCCACGGAGGAGGCGGAAGGCTACTCCAATCCAGCCGTCGACAAGCTCATTCAGGAAGGGCTGGGAACATTGGACACCGAGAAGCGGAAGGAAATCTACAAAAAGCTGTATCAGGAGCTGAACGAGGATCCGCCGTACATCTTTTACAGCTATTCGAAGCTGCTCTACGCCTATAACGCCCGGATTCAGGGACTTGAGCCGAATCCGTACCGGGGGATCGCCACGAGTCTGCCGTCGATCCGGATCGAATAG
- a CDS encoding ABC transporter permease translates to MGTYLLRRTLYMLLTLLGASVLIFALYALTPGDFVDNDMNLTQARKLELKEMYGLNKPVIERYLIWMGNVLKGNFGYSLQHQQPITTLFSQYIWNSFLLAAASTFLTWFIAVIIGVLSAYKQYSWFDRIVTLGIFAAMSVPVFFIGLFLIKLLAVDAKLLPPGGMITTGSNANGLAYIAEVAHHMFLPVMVMTLLGTGGLTRYFRTHMLESMKQDYVRTARAKGMRERAILYRHALRNAMLPAITLIGFELPGLFGGSLILEKIFNWPGIGQLYMQSFTMRDYPLLMGFTMLIAILTVIGTLLSDLLYRVADPRVRL, encoded by the coding sequence TTGGGCACGTATTTGCTGAGAAGAACGCTGTATATGCTGCTTACGCTGCTGGGCGCATCCGTCCTTATTTTTGCGCTGTATGCGCTGACGCCGGGCGATTTCGTCGATAACGATATGAATCTGACCCAAGCCCGCAAGCTGGAATTGAAAGAAATGTACGGTCTGAACAAGCCGGTTATCGAACGTTATCTGATCTGGATGGGCAACGTGCTGAAAGGAAATTTTGGTTACTCCCTCCAGCACCAGCAGCCGATCACGACCTTGTTCAGCCAATATATTTGGAACTCCTTCCTGCTCGCGGCCGCTTCTACGTTCCTGACCTGGTTCATCGCCGTTATTATTGGCGTCCTCAGCGCCTATAAGCAATATTCCTGGTTCGATCGGATCGTGACGCTCGGCATCTTCGCCGCGATGTCCGTGCCGGTGTTCTTCATCGGGCTGTTCCTCATCAAGCTGCTGGCGGTCGATGCCAAGCTGCTTCCTCCGGGAGGCATGATTACGACCGGAAGCAATGCGAACGGGCTCGCTTATATTGCGGAGGTCGCGCACCATATGTTTCTGCCCGTCATGGTGATGACGCTGCTGGGGACCGGCGGGCTGACCCGATATTTCCGGACCCATATGCTGGAATCGATGAAGCAGGACTACGTGCGCACCGCGCGGGCCAAAGGAATGAGGGAGCGGGCGATTCTGTACCGCCACGCCTTGCGGAATGCGATGCTGCCCGCCATTACGCTCATCGGTTTCGAGCTGCCGGGGCTGTTCGGCGGTTCGCTGATATTGGAAAAAATCTTCAACTGGCCGGGTATCGGGCAGTTATACATGCAGTCGTTCACCATGCGGGACTATCCCTTGCTCATGGGATTCACGATGCTGATCGCGATCCTGACCGTGATCGGCACGTTGCTGTCCGACCTGCTGTATCGTGTCGCCGATCCGCGCGTTCGGCTGTAG